A genomic segment from Candidatus Brocadia sinica JPN1 encodes:
- the rpoB gene encoding DNA-directed RNA polymerase subunit beta, which yields MEIRNCGKIEDVIEIQNLVQIQTRAYGDFLQSDVPASKRKNHGIEAILREIFPISNYDGTMSLDYIKYELGKPRYTQDECRQLRLTYGCPFRIWLRLNKAEPIEEEVYLGEIPVMIGGGEFIINGTERVIVTQLHRSPGIDFIEEFHAEKRLHSCRIIPERGSWIELEVGKKDSLTVKIDQSGKLPATCFLRALSEEYTNDEDIIRLFYESEVVKISDFASATKLRGRYTVDKIVNPQTGEIVLEAGRQISDTLIKTITDLEIKKIEVIKKMEDPLMLNSLESDFTKSHEDALLKIYARFRPGNPQQVEKARQLFYDKFFDVKRYRLGSVGRFRLNRKLGHNINEAEMTLQKEDYVEAVRYIMKLRKGETGASVDDIDNLGNRRLRTIDELAGEELRKGFLKLRRTVQERLSVKDSEQLTPRSLVNSKAIFSAIDYFFSRSELSQVLDQTNPLAQLTHERRLSALGPGGLNRKRAGFEVRDVHVSHYGRVCPIETPEGTNIGLIASLSIYATTDEYGFLITPYRIIDKGKITDKITYLRADEEENKLIAPADVLISGTEKLEKENVLCRYNGDFHQVNFKDVNYMDVSPKQLVGVSASLIPFLEHSDANRALMGSNMQRQAVPLLKTEPPIISTGMERFVAQNSSMTVQAMNAGAITKVTADEIVIDDKDIYKLRKFVGLNEGTCLNQKPMVVEGQKVKRGEVIADGAATCRGELSLGKNVLVAFMTWDGYNFEDAIVISEALLKDDRFTSIHRDEFEVEIRETKLGREEFTRDIPNVSEKALSNLDENGVIRIGTKVKPGDILVGKIAPKSRSELSPEEKLLHAIFGRAGEDVKNESLEVPSGMEGIVINTQVFSRKSYLSDDKRQKILQEINEIETKYDESISKEFVKMLKAIDEDIKEPLVDIQTGQTYSVERGMPVKSILMLEERFDIENIEFSNKKKKEKVVEISREYCEKIEFLKDERDRKINHLKRGDELPTGVLELAKISVATKRKLSVGDKMAGRHGNKGVISKILPEEDMPFLADGTRVEMLLNPLGVPSRMNVGQILETHLGWAAKKMGFRAVTPIFEGASEEEIRATLRNAGLPEDGKAVLYDGRSGEPFEQKVTVGYMYMLKLHHLVDEKVHARATGPYSLITQQPLGGKARFGGQRFGEMEVWALEAYGSAHNLQELLTVKSDDVEGRTKIYESMVKGENTLEAGTPASFEVLANEIAGLGLSLKLEKKKMEVLKE from the coding sequence ATGGAAATCCGGAATTGTGGCAAAATTGAAGATGTTATAGAAATCCAGAACCTTGTTCAGATTCAGACAAGAGCATATGGTGATTTTTTGCAATCGGACGTGCCTGCCTCTAAAAGAAAGAATCACGGAATCGAAGCGATATTGAGGGAGATATTCCCGATAAGTAACTATGACGGAACGATGTCTTTGGATTATATTAAATACGAACTTGGGAAACCGAGATATACGCAAGATGAGTGCAGACAATTGCGGTTAACATATGGTTGCCCGTTTCGGATTTGGCTGAGATTAAATAAAGCAGAGCCTATCGAGGAAGAGGTATACTTGGGTGAAATACCCGTTATGATAGGTGGCGGTGAATTCATTATTAATGGGACTGAAAGGGTAATTGTAACTCAATTGCATCGTTCGCCAGGAATAGATTTCATCGAGGAATTTCATGCTGAGAAGAGGTTGCATTCGTGTAGAATTATTCCAGAGAGGGGCAGTTGGATTGAGTTGGAAGTAGGAAAGAAGGATAGCCTTACAGTAAAAATCGACCAGAGCGGAAAGTTGCCTGCTACCTGTTTCCTAAGGGCTTTATCGGAAGAATATACGAACGATGAAGACATTATCCGTCTTTTTTATGAATCGGAAGTTGTAAAAATATCAGATTTTGCATCAGCCACAAAATTAAGAGGCAGGTACACTGTCGATAAGATTGTGAACCCCCAAACTGGAGAAATTGTTCTTGAAGCAGGCCGACAAATATCCGATACGTTGATAAAAACGATTACGGATTTGGAAATCAAGAAAATTGAAGTAATTAAGAAAATGGAAGATCCGTTGATGTTGAATTCGTTGGAGTCTGATTTTACTAAATCCCACGAAGACGCCTTGTTGAAAATTTATGCTCGGTTTCGACCGGGAAATCCACAACAAGTAGAAAAGGCCAGACAGCTATTTTATGATAAGTTCTTTGATGTAAAGAGATACAGATTGGGATCGGTGGGAAGATTTAGGCTGAACAGGAAGTTGGGGCACAACATTAATGAAGCCGAGATGACGTTACAAAAAGAAGATTATGTAGAGGCCGTACGGTATATAATGAAGTTACGCAAAGGTGAGACTGGGGCATCTGTTGACGATATCGATAATTTAGGGAATCGGCGGCTTCGAACCATTGATGAGCTGGCAGGGGAAGAGTTACGCAAAGGTTTTTTGAAACTAAGGAGAACTGTGCAAGAACGGTTAAGCGTAAAAGATTCCGAGCAATTAACACCGCGTTCGCTGGTTAACTCTAAGGCTATTTTTTCGGCGATAGACTATTTCTTTAGTAGAAGCGAACTGTCGCAAGTATTAGATCAGACAAATCCTTTGGCACAATTAACTCACGAAAGAAGATTAAGTGCTTTAGGACCTGGCGGGTTAAACAGAAAGCGAGCGGGTTTCGAAGTTAGAGATGTTCATGTATCTCATTATGGCAGGGTTTGTCCAATCGAGACGCCTGAAGGTACCAATATAGGCTTGATTGCATCCTTGAGCATTTATGCTACAACGGATGAATATGGTTTTTTGATTACGCCGTATCGTATAATCGATAAGGGAAAGATTACTGATAAAATAACGTATCTTCGTGCTGACGAAGAAGAAAATAAATTAATAGCTCCTGCGGATGTGTTAATAAGCGGTACGGAGAAACTAGAGAAGGAAAACGTTTTATGTAGATATAACGGTGATTTTCACCAGGTGAATTTTAAAGACGTAAATTACATGGATGTTTCTCCCAAACAACTGGTAGGAGTATCGGCCAGCCTGATACCTTTTCTTGAACATAGCGATGCGAACAGGGCGCTAATGGGTTCTAATATGCAAAGGCAGGCAGTGCCACTGTTAAAAACAGAACCTCCAATAATATCCACTGGTATGGAACGGTTCGTTGCACAGAATTCAAGTATGACTGTCCAGGCGATGAACGCTGGGGCTATAACAAAAGTAACGGCAGATGAAATTGTTATAGATGATAAGGATATCTACAAACTGAGGAAATTTGTAGGTTTAAATGAAGGTACATGTTTGAATCAGAAACCAATGGTTGTTGAAGGTCAAAAGGTAAAAAGGGGAGAGGTGATCGCTGATGGAGCCGCCACTTGCAGGGGTGAGCTAAGTTTAGGCAAAAATGTTTTGGTGGCCTTTATGACCTGGGATGGATACAATTTTGAAGATGCCATAGTGATCAGCGAGGCATTACTTAAGGATGATCGTTTTACTTCCATACACAGAGATGAGTTTGAGGTGGAAATACGGGAGACGAAGTTGGGAAGGGAGGAGTTTACCCGTGATATTCCCAATGTTTCCGAAAAAGCTTTAAGTAATCTTGATGAAAACGGTGTAATACGAATTGGGACAAAGGTAAAGCCTGGAGATATACTGGTTGGCAAGATTGCCCCAAAGAGCAGGAGTGAATTGTCTCCCGAAGAAAAATTATTGCATGCCATTTTTGGACGTGCAGGTGAAGATGTGAAAAACGAATCTCTTGAGGTTCCTTCCGGCATGGAAGGAATTGTAATCAATACGCAGGTGTTTTCCAGAAAGTCTTATCTATCTGATGACAAGAGACAGAAGATTTTACAAGAAATAAACGAAATAGAAACAAAATATGATGAAAGTATTTCAAAAGAATTTGTGAAAATGTTGAAGGCAATAGATGAGGACATCAAAGAACCTTTGGTGGATATACAAACAGGACAGACATATTCGGTTGAACGAGGTATGCCAGTGAAGTCTATCCTTATGCTCGAGGAACGTTTTGATATTGAGAACATAGAGTTCAGCAATAAAAAGAAAAAAGAGAAGGTCGTCGAAATTAGTCGTGAATACTGCGAAAAAATTGAATTTTTGAAGGATGAAAGAGATAGAAAAATTAATCATTTGAAACGGGGTGATGAATTACCTACTGGAGTATTGGAGCTCGCAAAGATATCTGTTGCGACGAAGAGAAAGCTGTCTGTTGGGGATAAAATGGCTGGGAGACATGGTAATAAAGGTGTTATTTCCAAAATTCTTCCGGAGGAGGATATGCCTTTCTTGGCTGACGGGACAAGAGTGGAGATGTTGTTGAATCCGCTGGGTGTACCTTCGAGAATGAATGTTGGTCAGATTCTTGAGACCCATTTAGGATGGGCAGCGAAAAAAATGGGATTCCGGGCAGTCACTCCAATTTTTGAGGGGGCAAGTGAGGAAGAAATTAGGGCGACCCTGAGGAATGCTGGCCTGCCTGAGGACGGAAAAGCCGTTTTGTACGATGGCCGCAGTGGTGAACCTTTTGAACAAAAGGTTACGGTAGGTTATATGTATATGTTAAAACTCCATCATTTGGTAGACGAAAAAGTACACGCAAGGGCGACGGGCCCATACTCGTTGATTACTCAGCAACCGTTAGGTGGGAAGGCAAGATTCGGTGGGCAGAGATTCGGTGAAATGGAAGTTTGGGCGCTTGAAGCGTATGGCTCTGCGCATAATTTGCAGGAATTGCTGACTGTGAAAAGTGATGATGTCGAGGGAAGAACAAAGATTTACGAATCGATGGTAAAGGGTGAAAATACGCTGGAAGCTGGGACACCGGCGTCTTTTGAAGTACTTGCGAATGAAATTGCTGGGCTGGGGTTAAGTTTGAAATTGGAAAAGAAAAAAATGGAAGTGTTAAAAGAGTGA
- the rpoC gene encoding DNA-directed RNA polymerase subunit beta' — translation MADIVYDKINEYSSVKISLASPEDIRSWSYGEVKKPETINYRTYRAEKDGLFCERIFGPERNWECFCGKYKGIKHKGIICDRCGVKITHSRVRRKRMGHINLAAPIVHIWFFKAMLSRLGTLLGMKTTSLERIIYFQDYVVIETGSTQLKEYQILSEEEYKTNKEKYGEQSFKAGMGAEAIRTLLQKIDLVALSKELREELNQTKSKQRAKEIIKRLEIVEAFRDSGNKPEWMVLSVVPVIPPDLRPLVLLESGNFATSDLNDLYRRIINRNNRLKKLIDLNAPEVIIRNEKRMLQQAVDALFDNTRGKRPVLGSNNRPLKSLTDMIKGKQGRFRENLLGKRVDYSARSVIVVGPELKLHQCGLPKKIALELFQPFIIRRLKEMGLADTIKSAKKMLGRKDKEVWDILEEVVKRHPVLLNRAPTLHRMGIQAFEPILVEGNAIKLHPLVCRGFNADFDGDQMAVHLPLSIEAQVEAITLMLSTNNIFSPASGEPIITPTQDIVLGCSFLTTSLQDSSEDKYKKFSGPDEVVYALSQKKVHLHTKIEVRIKQTRIIKDRFGAEESKNGLCKTTVGRVVFNNILPDGMPFYNYTLDLKGISRIIQDCYKLLGREKTIDLLDNIKEIGFKECTKAGLSFAITDVKMPTKKQEIIDRTQEEIEKIQKLYRKGIITEGERYNQIIDTWTYAGERVAEEMLSELKNDVREGKRYLNPVYLMSSSGARGSSQQLRQLAGMRGLMAKPSGKIIEAPIKANFREGLGVLEYFSSTHGARKGLADTALKTADSGYLTRKLADVAQNVVITALDCGTTNGITKSVVYRGEKVEVPLSKVITGRVARNNIVDLVKDEVIVRENELITEEKAKRIEALGYEKIKVRSPLTCEMSLGLCIKCYGMDLSRGQFVEEGMAVGIIAAQSIGEPGTQLTMKTFHIGGTATRSVEESEIKAKRAGTVKYNNLNVVKNPQGKNVAINANGEIFLIDSKGRQIDKHTVVLGAEVLVKENDNVVAHQVLSRWDPHMIPILTEMSGKIRFEDIVLGKTMRQESDASTGVKRKVIMEHKGDLHPQIIIEDETGKILGLYPIPEKAHIEVEEAEFVTAGTLLAKTPREISRTEDITGGLPRVAEIFEARKPKDPAVMSEIDGVVEVGEKRRGKRTILVKSETGMEIEHLVPRGKHLKVHRGDHIKAGSPLVEGPLILQDILRISGEEELQTYMQKEVQNVYRSQNVPIDDKHIEIIIAQMLRKVKVDDVGDTGFLPGQVVDKFRFKEENKKIIGKGGKPSTAKPLLMGITKASLQSDSFISAASFQETTKVLTRAALEGKVDGLVGLKENVILGHLVPAGTGYKSYCSLSAVPSEVVSSKELEKREEKELVTST, via the coding sequence ATGGCAGATATAGTGTACGATAAAATAAATGAGTATAGCTCAGTGAAAATATCACTTGCATCGCCTGAAGATATTAGAAGTTGGTCTTACGGGGAGGTAAAAAAGCCGGAAACGATCAATTATCGTACGTACAGGGCTGAAAAAGATGGCTTGTTTTGTGAACGTATTTTTGGCCCTGAGCGCAATTGGGAATGTTTTTGTGGGAAATATAAAGGGATAAAGCATAAAGGAATTATATGCGACCGTTGTGGTGTGAAGATTACCCACTCACGTGTTAGAAGAAAGCGTATGGGTCATATCAATCTGGCTGCACCCATTGTTCACATTTGGTTCTTTAAGGCAATGCTGTCCCGTCTGGGTACACTCTTGGGGATGAAAACCACCTCGCTGGAAAGAATTATCTATTTTCAGGATTACGTTGTAATAGAGACTGGAAGTACTCAGTTAAAAGAATATCAGATACTCAGTGAAGAAGAATATAAAACGAATAAAGAAAAATATGGAGAGCAGTCTTTCAAAGCCGGAATGGGTGCAGAGGCGATACGGACCCTTCTGCAAAAGATCGATTTAGTTGCGTTGTCAAAGGAGTTGCGCGAAGAACTTAATCAAACGAAATCGAAACAACGTGCCAAAGAGATAATTAAACGGTTGGAAATTGTTGAGGCATTCAGAGATTCTGGAAATAAACCTGAATGGATGGTGCTTAGCGTGGTTCCGGTTATTCCTCCTGATCTGAGACCACTGGTGCTTCTCGAAAGCGGAAACTTTGCAACGTCTGATCTCAATGATCTGTACAGGAGGATTATTAACCGTAATAATCGTTTAAAGAAGTTGATCGATTTGAACGCCCCGGAAGTAATTATAAGAAACGAAAAAAGAATGTTGCAGCAGGCTGTTGATGCCTTGTTTGATAATACGAGGGGAAAGCGCCCTGTATTGGGTAGCAACAACAGACCATTAAAATCGTTAACCGATATGATAAAAGGCAAACAAGGGCGTTTTAGAGAAAATTTACTTGGGAAAAGGGTCGATTATTCTGCGCGTTCTGTGATAGTTGTGGGACCTGAGTTAAAATTGCACCAATGTGGCTTGCCAAAGAAAATAGCGCTCGAATTGTTTCAGCCATTCATAATTCGAAGGTTAAAAGAGATGGGACTTGCCGATACAATTAAGAGTGCTAAAAAGATGTTGGGTCGCAAAGATAAGGAAGTTTGGGATATTCTTGAAGAGGTGGTCAAACGACATCCTGTATTGCTCAATCGGGCGCCCACATTACATAGGATGGGCATACAGGCTTTTGAGCCTATTCTGGTGGAGGGGAATGCTATCAAATTGCATCCGTTAGTATGTCGCGGCTTCAATGCCGATTTTGATGGCGATCAGATGGCTGTTCATCTCCCTCTTTCTATAGAAGCCCAGGTTGAGGCGATTACCTTAATGCTGTCTACGAATAATATCTTTTCGCCGGCTTCTGGTGAACCAATTATTACGCCAACCCAGGATATTGTATTGGGTTGTTCTTTTCTTACCACAAGTTTGCAGGACAGCTCGGAAGATAAATACAAAAAATTTAGCGGTCCTGACGAAGTTGTTTATGCGCTTTCTCAGAAAAAGGTACATTTGCACACGAAAATTGAGGTAAGAATAAAACAAACAAGAATTATAAAAGATAGATTTGGCGCTGAAGAATCCAAGAATGGTTTATGCAAAACAACAGTAGGTCGTGTTGTTTTTAATAATATATTACCTGATGGAATGCCTTTTTACAATTATACATTGGATTTAAAAGGTATTAGCAGGATAATTCAAGATTGTTATAAGTTGCTTGGCAGAGAAAAAACGATTGATTTATTAGATAATATTAAAGAAATAGGTTTCAAGGAATGTACTAAGGCAGGCCTTTCGTTTGCTATAACAGATGTAAAAATGCCCACAAAGAAACAGGAGATTATTGACAGGACGCAAGAGGAGATCGAAAAAATACAGAAACTATATCGAAAAGGAATAATAACGGAAGGAGAAAGGTACAATCAGATCATAGATACTTGGACCTATGCCGGTGAAAGGGTTGCAGAGGAGATGTTGAGTGAGCTGAAAAACGATGTGAGGGAAGGGAAGCGGTATCTGAACCCTGTGTATTTAATGTCATCATCCGGTGCAAGGGGTAGTTCTCAGCAGTTAAGACAGCTTGCCGGTATGCGTGGATTGATGGCGAAACCTTCTGGTAAGATTATTGAGGCTCCAATAAAAGCTAATTTCAGGGAAGGGTTAGGGGTACTGGAGTATTTCAGTTCCACACACGGTGCGAGAAAAGGATTGGCTGATACAGCCTTAAAAACGGCAGATTCTGGTTATTTGACAAGGAAATTGGCTGACGTTGCACAGAACGTGGTCATAACAGCGCTAGATTGTGGCACCACTAATGGTATTACCAAGAGTGTTGTTTACCGGGGGGAAAAAGTAGAGGTACCGTTGAGTAAGGTGATTACAGGACGAGTTGCGAGGAATAATATTGTAGATTTGGTAAAAGACGAAGTAATCGTGAGGGAAAATGAATTAATTACAGAAGAAAAAGCAAAGAGAATAGAAGCTTTAGGATATGAAAAGATTAAAGTCCGTTCGCCGTTGACTTGTGAAATGTCCCTGGGGCTTTGTATAAAGTGCTACGGAATGGATTTGTCACGAGGGCAATTTGTGGAAGAAGGTATGGCTGTGGGGATTATTGCGGCGCAATCGATTGGTGAACCAGGTACACAACTTACCATGAAAACGTTTCATATCGGTGGCACTGCAACTCGTTCGGTGGAAGAGTCAGAGATAAAGGCAAAGCGGGCTGGAACCGTGAAGTATAACAATTTAAATGTAGTGAAAAATCCACAGGGAAAAAATGTTGCCATTAATGCAAACGGTGAGATATTTCTTATCGATTCCAAGGGGAGACAAATTGATAAACATACAGTAGTGCTTGGTGCAGAGGTATTGGTCAAAGAGAATGATAATGTCGTTGCTCACCAAGTGCTGTCTAGGTGGGACCCCCATATGATACCCATATTAACAGAAATGTCTGGAAAAATCCGTTTTGAAGATATTGTGTTAGGTAAGACTATGAGGCAAGAGTCTGATGCTTCGACCGGTGTAAAGCGGAAGGTGATTATGGAACATAAGGGAGATTTGCATCCTCAAATCATTATTGAGGACGAAACAGGTAAAATTCTTGGCCTCTATCCAATTCCGGAGAAGGCGCATATTGAAGTGGAAGAAGCTGAATTTGTTACTGCTGGAACTTTGCTTGCAAAAACACCGAGAGAAATTTCAAGGACTGAAGATATTACAGGTGGTTTGCCAAGGGTAGCAGAGATTTTTGAGGCGAGAAAACCGAAAGACCCTGCGGTAATGAGTGAAATTGATGGTGTTGTGGAGGTGGGTGAAAAGCGTAGAGGGAAACGCACGATATTAGTTAAGAGTGAGACGGGGATGGAAATAGAACATCTCGTTCCCCGGGGCAAGCATTTAAAAGTACACAGAGGTGATCATATTAAGGCAGGTAGTCCGCTAGTGGAAGGGCCTCTCATACTGCAGGACATTTTAAGAATAAGCGGAGAGGAAGAGTTGCAGACATATATGCAGAAAGAAGTTCAAAATGTCTATCGGTCTCAAAATGTACCAATTGATGATAAACATATTGAGATTATCATTGCTCAGATGCTCAGAAAGGTAAAAGTGGATGATGTTGGTGACACGGGTTTTCTGCCAGGTCAGGTTGTCGATAAATTTAGATTTAAAGAAGAAAATAAGAAAATCATCGGAAAAGGTGGAAAACCTTCAACAGCGAAACCATTATTGATGGGCATAACAAAAGCCTCTTTGCAATCTGACAGTTTTATATCTGCGGCATCGTTTCAGGAAACAACCAAAGTTTTAACCAGAGCTGCGCTTGAAGGTAAAGTTGATGGGCTGGTTGGATTAAAGGAAAATGTTATACTTGGGCATCTGGTGCCAGCCGGAACTGGTTATAAGTCCTATTGTTCACTTTCTGCTGTGCCAAGTGAAGTAGTCTCTTCAAAAGAGTTAGAAAAACGTGAGGAAAAAGAACTTGTTACATCAACCTAA
- the rpsL gene encoding 30S ribosomal protein S12, with amino-acid sequence MPTINQLIRKGRKGAKNKSKSPDLEKCSHKKGVCLQVMTRTPKKPNSALRKVARVRLSNGREITAYIPGEGHNLQEHSIVLVRGGRVRDLPGIKYHIIRGTLDCAGVDGRRRSRSKYGTKTPK; translated from the coding sequence ATGCCAACAATAAATCAGTTAATCAGGAAAGGCAGAAAGGGCGCCAAAAACAAAAGTAAAAGCCCGGACCTGGAAAAATGCTCCCATAAGAAGGGGGTATGTCTTCAAGTTATGACGAGGACGCCAAAAAAACCTAATTCTGCATTAAGAAAAGTAGCTAGGGTTCGATTGTCTAATGGCAGGGAAATAACTGCCTATATTCCAGGTGAAGGTCATAATTTGCAAGAACACTCTATTGTATTGGTAAGAGGGGGGCGAGTAAGAGACCTCCCTGGTATTAAATATCATATCATTCGAGGAACGTTAGATTGTGCAGGTGTTGATGGCAGAAGGCGTTCCCGTTCCAAATACGGGACAAAAACACCCAAATAG
- the rpsG gene encoding 30S ribosomal protein S7 — MALAYRSTEVYLQPDIKYKSKLVSKFINCLMRKGKKSVAEKVFYDAMGIIEKKITDVEPLEIFETAVNNVKPLVEVRSKRVGGATYQVPVEVPKQRQISLAFRWIIGAAKGKKGRPMFQRLADELADAYKKQGAAITQRENTHKMAEANKAFAHFAWSKF; from the coding sequence ATGGCGCTTGCATACAGGAGCACAGAGGTATATCTGCAGCCGGATATAAAATATAAGAGTAAGTTGGTATCCAAGTTTATTAATTGCCTTATGCGGAAGGGTAAAAAAAGTGTAGCTGAGAAAGTATTTTACGATGCAATGGGGATTATAGAAAAAAAGATAACAGATGTTGAACCTTTGGAGATATTTGAAACTGCAGTAAATAACGTTAAACCGTTAGTGGAAGTAAGGTCAAAGCGTGTAGGGGGAGCAACATATCAGGTGCCGGTAGAGGTTCCAAAGCAAAGACAAATTTCTTTGGCATTTCGGTGGATAATAGGCGCAGCGAAAGGGAAAAAAGGACGTCCAATGTTCCAGCGATTGGCTGATGAACTGGCGGATGCATATAAAAAACAGGGAGCAGCCATAACCCAGAGGGAAAATACTCACAAGATGGCTGAGGCCAATAAGGCATTTGCACATTTTGCATGGTCAAAATTTTAG
- the fusA gene encoding elongation factor G → MNIEKMRNFGIAAHIDAGKTTTSERILYYTGKSYKMGEVHDGTAIMDWMEEEQKRGITITAAATTCSWNDYHINLIDTPGHVDFTIEVERSLRVLDGAICVFCGVGGVEAQSETVWRQADRYNVPRICFVNKMDRIGADFMKVVGEINERLGIKAVPIQLPLGKEQEFKGVIDLVTMKAIIYSDDVDKLGVNFSVEEIPSEYKKEAEIHREKMIEWLAEQVEWLTEKFLNGETITNEEIKKAIREGTINLKLVPVMCGSAFKRKGVQPLLDAVCDYLPSPLDRKSIVGTNPYTDEDVSRKPLPAEPFSALAFKIASDKHGDLTFVRVYSGKITSGTRVINSGKDKKELVSRIYKMHANTREQVDELVAGDIGAVVGLKYTVTGDTLCDPDNPIVLEKMEFPDTVISMAIEPKTDAEKEKLGVALSKLAKEDPTFKVRMDQETGQMIISGMGELHLEVIKNRMLSEYKVDANVGAPKVSYRETIGKKVEVEGKFIQQTGGHGQYGHVWIILEPFKGEEPVTFEDAIVGGKIPKQYIRSVEKGIRETATTGVAGGYPLIDIKVTLTDGSTHPVDSSDLAFYTAASIALRKGVEMAKSILLEPIMSLEIVVPEQYMGDVISEVHSRRANILEMGTRGGLKIIKGDVPLAEMFGYSTVLRSITQGRGTFTMEPLEYRPAPAKAFSSVA, encoded by the coding sequence ATGAATATTGAAAAAATGAGAAATTTTGGTATTGCAGCACATATTGATGCCGGTAAGACAACCACTTCAGAACGAATTCTTTATTATACCGGAAAGTCATATAAAATGGGTGAGGTACACGATGGAACTGCGATAATGGATTGGATGGAGGAGGAACAAAAACGTGGAATTACTATTACGGCGGCTGCGACAACGTGTTCCTGGAATGATTATCATATTAATCTGATTGATACCCCAGGCCATGTTGATTTTACTATAGAAGTAGAGAGGTCGCTCCGCGTGCTTGATGGTGCCATTTGTGTATTTTGTGGTGTGGGCGGTGTCGAGGCACAATCTGAGACGGTTTGGCGTCAGGCAGACAGGTATAATGTACCCAGAATATGCTTTGTGAACAAAATGGACCGTATTGGTGCTGATTTCATGAAGGTTGTGGGAGAAATCAATGAACGATTAGGGATAAAGGCGGTTCCTATTCAGCTTCCACTGGGTAAAGAACAAGAATTTAAAGGAGTAATTGACCTTGTAACTATGAAGGCCATAATCTACTCGGACGATGTTGATAAATTGGGGGTCAATTTTTCAGTAGAAGAGATCCCGTCTGAATATAAAAAAGAGGCTGAAATTCATCGTGAAAAGATGATTGAGTGGCTAGCTGAACAAGTTGAGTGGCTTACGGAAAAATTTTTAAATGGTGAGACTATAACAAATGAAGAAATAAAAAAGGCCATTAGGGAAGGGACGATTAATTTAAAACTCGTACCTGTAATGTGTGGCTCAGCGTTTAAGAGAAAGGGGGTTCAACCGCTTCTTGATGCAGTGTGCGATTACCTGCCTTCACCGCTTGATAGGAAATCAATTGTTGGTACAAATCCATATACAGACGAAGATGTATCAAGAAAACCGCTTCCTGCAGAGCCTTTTAGTGCCTTGGCTTTTAAAATCGCATCAGATAAGCACGGAGATCTGACATTTGTAAGGGTGTATTCCGGGAAAATAACTTCTGGTACGAGGGTAATAAACTCTGGAAAAGATAAAAAAGAATTAGTTAGTCGTATTTATAAAATGCACGCTAATACCCGCGAACAGGTGGATGAGCTTGTTGCCGGAGATATAGGCGCTGTGGTTGGTTTGAAGTATACCGTAACGGGAGACACCTTGTGTGATCCGGATAATCCTATTGTTCTTGAGAAGATGGAATTTCCTGATACTGTGATATCAATGGCGATAGAACCTAAGACGGATGCAGAAAAAGAAAAACTTGGCGTTGCCCTGTCAAAACTGGCAAAAGAAGACCCAACGTTCAAAGTTCGCATGGATCAGGAGACTGGGCAAATGATTATCTCAGGTATGGGTGAGCTGCATTTGGAAGTAATTAAAAATAGAATGCTGAGCGAATATAAAGTCGATGCCAATGTGGGTGCTCCAAAGGTATCTTACAGAGAAACAATTGGCAAAAAGGTTGAGGTGGAAGGTAAATTTATTCAGCAGACAGGTGGCCACGGTCAATACGGACACGTATGGATTATACTGGAACCATTTAAGGGCGAGGAACCGGTAACTTTTGAAGATGCAATTGTTGGTGGAAAGATTCCGAAACAATATATAAGATCTGTAGAAAAAGGAATCAGGGAAACAGCAACGACTGGTGTTGCCGGTGGATACCCCCTCATCGATATTAAAGTTACGCTTACCGATGGTTCAACTCATCCTGTGGATTCATCCGATTTAGCATTTTATACTGCTGCGAGTATTGCGCTGAGAAAAGGTGTGGAAATGGCAAAATCTATATTGCTAGAGCCAATAATGTCTTTGGAAATTGTTGTTCCTGAGCAATATATGGGAGATGTGATAAGTGAGGTCCATAGTCGAAGGGCAAATATTCTTGAAATGGGTACAAGGGGTGGTCTCAAGATCATCAAGGGTGACGTGCCCCTTGCAGAAATGTTCGGGTACTCGACGGTATTGCGATCAATTACACAAGGTAGAGGTACTTTTACTATGGAACCGTTGGAATACAGACCTGCACCTGCGAAGGCGTTCAGTAGTGTTGCATAA